A single Epinephelus fuscoguttatus linkage group LG13, E.fuscoguttatus.final_Chr_v1 DNA region contains:
- the sytl5 gene encoding synaptotagmin-like protein 5 isoform X1, with product MEQVGEDLNLSYLLEHERDMILKVLQKDEKLRKREEKRIRKLKNELLEIKRKGSRRPQELGERQCARCLKSLGLIFDRGDLCEECQLRVCNDCRVTTPKTRQWRCNVCAKILELKVVTGEWFLEERSKRFEQGVPSGDVIKQTIMNSPIITHSKSTENLSAASESEIPDTPRSKRSAVLNIVDGARRKGRMKLDKRGNRSNLKQDNGVDSASAKSASDGDAQSIRSVHSAPSPRSSRGGAVALESSGMPTVPNNLRTQTPDRTSTSSDNRRVRPDGAESVASVHSSDSAPEKKAPGHHRTDSGAPTISVSRASVSSDHSRSEMDLSAPGSEPSDDAFSLRSRSVPGLNEAEFSDEDAEEDIDALMSAHSKTAGRRLSNAQSTSSTPGSERRWGYLNVPDSDAETSSINSMMSMYSETGDYGNARVSGEILLNISYSYKTGALNVLVKECHNLATGDERRQRTDSYVKTYLLPDTSRQSKRKTSIKANTINPVFNENLRYVISHSQLETRTLQVSVWHHDRFGHNSFLGEVELTFDSWEFDSQVEDWYALQPRVESNIDTTMQYKGELTVVLKYIPAEKNLTLPLDQVQVKKGFLKGKKTSNFTLPKGGMVELLVKGAKNLTAVKSGGTSDPFVKGYLLPDSNKSTKHKTVVERRTVNPQWNHTFTYCGLQPGDLNNVCLELTVWDKEALASNVFLGGVRLGAGTGTSYGNEVDWMDSYGEEQRLWQRMIENPEVPQECTLMLRSSMRKYNT from the exons ATGGAGCAGGTCGGGGAGGATCTGAACCTCTCCTATCTGCTGGAACATGAAAGAGACATGATTCTGAAGGTGCTGCAGAAAGATGAGAAATTGAGGAAGCGAGAGGAGAAGAGGATACG GAAGCTGAAGAATGAGCTGCTGGAGATCAAACGAAAGGGTTCCCGTCGGCCCCAGGAGCTGGGGGAGCGACAGTGCGCTCGCTGCCTGAAGAGCTTAGGCCTCATCTTTGACCGCGGAGATCTCTGCGAGGAGTGTCAGCTGCGCGTCTGCAACGACTGTCGCGTTACAACTCCCAAAACACGGCAGTGGAGATGTAATGTTTGTGCCAAGATCTT GGAGCTGAAGGTGGTAACAGGAGAGTGGTTCCTGGAGGAGCGGTCCAAGCGCTTTGAGCAGGGAGTGCCGAGCGGTGATGTGATCAAACAGACAATTATGAACAGCCCGATCA TCACACACTCAAAGTCGACAGAGAACTTGTCAGCCGCCTCTGAGTCTGAGATACCTGACACACCGAGATCCAAAAGAAGTGCAGTGCTCAACATTGTGGACGGTGCCCGGAGGAAAGG aaggaTGAAGCTGGACAAAAGAGGCAACCGCTCGAACCTGAAGCAGGACAACGGAGTCGACAGTGCCAGTGCCAAATCTGCTTCGGATGGAGATGCTCAGAGCATACGAAGCGTTCACTCTGCTCCGAGTCCACGTTCAAGCAG GGGCGGTGCGGTGGCCTTGGAGTCCTCTGGGATGCCCACGGTACCCAACAACCTGCGTACCCAAACTCCAGACAGAACCTCCACTTCCAGCGACAACCGGAGGGTCAGG CCTGATGGAGCGGAGAGCGTTGCCAGTGTACACTCCAGTGACAGTGCGCCTGAGAAAAAAGCTCCCGGCCATCACAGGACGGACTCGGGCGCCCCAACTATTTCTGTGTCTAGGGCCTCGGTTTCATCAG ATCACAGTCGCTCAGAGATGGACCTGTCAGCTCCTGGTTCTGAACCCAGTGACGACGCCTTCAGTCTCAGGAGCCGCTCAGTCCCTGGGCTCAATGAAGCA GAGTTCTCTGACGAGGATGCGGAGGAAGACATCGATGCCCTGATGTCGGCTCACAGCAAGACTGCAGGCCGACGCCTCAGCAACGCACAGTCAACG TCCTCCACTCCTGGCTCAGAGAGACGGTGGGGGTACCTCAATGTCCCTGACTCGGATGCTGAGACT AGTAGTATAAACAGCATGATGAGCATGTACAGTGAGACCGGTGACTATGGCAACGCCCGGGTGAGCGGCGAGATCTTGCTGAACATCAGCTACAGCTACAAAACCGGTGCTCTCAACGTTCTGGTGAAAGAGTGTCACAACCTGGCAACAGGAGATGAGAGGAGGCAGCGTACGGACAG TTATGTGAAGACGTACCTTCTGCCAGATACGTCACGACAGAGCAAGAGAAAGACGAGCATCAAGGCCAACACCATTAACCCTGTTTTCAATGAGAATCTGAGG TACGTGATCAGCCACTCGCAGCTGGAGACTCGAACCCTGCAGGTGTCCGTGTGGCACCACGACCGGTTCGGGCACAACAGCTTCCTGGGAGAGGtggagctgacctttgactccTGGGAGTTTGATTCCCAGGTAGAGGACTGGTACGCGCTGCAGCCCAGG GTGGAGAGCAACATAGACACCACAATGCAGTATAAAGGAGAGCTGACTGTGGTGCTGAAGTACATACCTGCAGAGAAGAACCTCACGCTGCCTCTGGACCAAGTGCAAG TGAAGAAAGGGTTCCTAAAAGGCAAGAAGACGAGCAACTTCACTCTGCCTAAGGGGGGCATGGTTGAGCTGCTGGTCAAAGGAGCCAAAAATCTAACTGCTGTCAAGTCCGGAGGCACCTCTGATCCTTTTGTGAAAGG ATACCTCCTCCCTGACAGTAACAAGTCAACAAAGCACAAGACGGTGGTGGAGCGACGCACCGTGAACCCACAGTGGAACCACACCTTCACCTACTGCGGCCTGCAGCCAGGAGACCTCAACAACGTCTGCCTAGAGCTCACCGTGTGGGACAAAGAAGCCCTGGCCAGCAACGTTTTCCTGGGAGGGGTCAGGCTCGGAGCTGGCACAG GCACAAGCTACGGGAACGAGGTAGACTGGATGGACTCATACGGGGAGGAACAGCGGCTGTGGCAACGCATGATTGAAAACCCAGAAGTCCCTCAGGAGTGCACTCTGATGCTGCGATCCAGCATGCGCAAGTACAACACATGA
- the sytl5 gene encoding synaptotagmin-like protein 5 isoform X3, translated as MEQVGEDLNLSYLLEHERDMILKVLQKDEKLRKREEKRIRKLKNELLEIKRKGSRRPQELGERQCARCLKSLGLIFDRGDLCEECQLRVCNDCRVTTPKTRQWRCNVCAKILELKVVTGEWFLEERSKRFEQGVPSGDVIKQTIMNSPIITHSKSTENLSAASESEIPDTPRSKRSAVLNIVDGARRKGRMKLDKRGNRSNLKQDNGVDSASAKSASDGDAQSIRSVHSAPSPRSSRGGAVALESSGMPTVPNNLRTQTPDRTSTSSDNRRVRPDGAESVASVHSSDSAPEKKAPGHHRTDSGAPTISVSRASVSSDHSRSEMDLSAPGSEPSDDAFSLRSRSVPGLNEAEFSDEDAEEDIDALMSAHSKTAGRRLSNAQSTSSINSMMSMYSETGDYGNARVSGEILLNISYSYKTGALNVLVKECHNLATGDERRQRTDSYVKTYLLPDTSRQSKRKTSIKANTINPVFNENLRYVISHSQLETRTLQVSVWHHDRFGHNSFLGEVELTFDSWEFDSQVEDWYALQPRVESNIDTTMQYKGELTVVLKYIPAEKNLTLPLDQVQVKKGFLKGKKTSNFTLPKGGMVELLVKGAKNLTAVKSGGTSDPFVKGYLLPDSNKSTKHKTVVERRTVNPQWNHTFTYCGLQPGDLNNVCLELTVWDKEALASNVFLGGVRLGAGTGTSYGNEVDWMDSYGEEQRLWQRMIENPEVPQECTLMLRSSMRKYNT; from the exons ATGGAGCAGGTCGGGGAGGATCTGAACCTCTCCTATCTGCTGGAACATGAAAGAGACATGATTCTGAAGGTGCTGCAGAAAGATGAGAAATTGAGGAAGCGAGAGGAGAAGAGGATACG GAAGCTGAAGAATGAGCTGCTGGAGATCAAACGAAAGGGTTCCCGTCGGCCCCAGGAGCTGGGGGAGCGACAGTGCGCTCGCTGCCTGAAGAGCTTAGGCCTCATCTTTGACCGCGGAGATCTCTGCGAGGAGTGTCAGCTGCGCGTCTGCAACGACTGTCGCGTTACAACTCCCAAAACACGGCAGTGGAGATGTAATGTTTGTGCCAAGATCTT GGAGCTGAAGGTGGTAACAGGAGAGTGGTTCCTGGAGGAGCGGTCCAAGCGCTTTGAGCAGGGAGTGCCGAGCGGTGATGTGATCAAACAGACAATTATGAACAGCCCGATCA TCACACACTCAAAGTCGACAGAGAACTTGTCAGCCGCCTCTGAGTCTGAGATACCTGACACACCGAGATCCAAAAGAAGTGCAGTGCTCAACATTGTGGACGGTGCCCGGAGGAAAGG aaggaTGAAGCTGGACAAAAGAGGCAACCGCTCGAACCTGAAGCAGGACAACGGAGTCGACAGTGCCAGTGCCAAATCTGCTTCGGATGGAGATGCTCAGAGCATACGAAGCGTTCACTCTGCTCCGAGTCCACGTTCAAGCAG GGGCGGTGCGGTGGCCTTGGAGTCCTCTGGGATGCCCACGGTACCCAACAACCTGCGTACCCAAACTCCAGACAGAACCTCCACTTCCAGCGACAACCGGAGGGTCAGG CCTGATGGAGCGGAGAGCGTTGCCAGTGTACACTCCAGTGACAGTGCGCCTGAGAAAAAAGCTCCCGGCCATCACAGGACGGACTCGGGCGCCCCAACTATTTCTGTGTCTAGGGCCTCGGTTTCATCAG ATCACAGTCGCTCAGAGATGGACCTGTCAGCTCCTGGTTCTGAACCCAGTGACGACGCCTTCAGTCTCAGGAGCCGCTCAGTCCCTGGGCTCAATGAAGCA GAGTTCTCTGACGAGGATGCGGAGGAAGACATCGATGCCCTGATGTCGGCTCACAGCAAGACTGCAGGCCGACGCCTCAGCAACGCACAGTCAACG AGTAGTATAAACAGCATGATGAGCATGTACAGTGAGACCGGTGACTATGGCAACGCCCGGGTGAGCGGCGAGATCTTGCTGAACATCAGCTACAGCTACAAAACCGGTGCTCTCAACGTTCTGGTGAAAGAGTGTCACAACCTGGCAACAGGAGATGAGAGGAGGCAGCGTACGGACAG TTATGTGAAGACGTACCTTCTGCCAGATACGTCACGACAGAGCAAGAGAAAGACGAGCATCAAGGCCAACACCATTAACCCTGTTTTCAATGAGAATCTGAGG TACGTGATCAGCCACTCGCAGCTGGAGACTCGAACCCTGCAGGTGTCCGTGTGGCACCACGACCGGTTCGGGCACAACAGCTTCCTGGGAGAGGtggagctgacctttgactccTGGGAGTTTGATTCCCAGGTAGAGGACTGGTACGCGCTGCAGCCCAGG GTGGAGAGCAACATAGACACCACAATGCAGTATAAAGGAGAGCTGACTGTGGTGCTGAAGTACATACCTGCAGAGAAGAACCTCACGCTGCCTCTGGACCAAGTGCAAG TGAAGAAAGGGTTCCTAAAAGGCAAGAAGACGAGCAACTTCACTCTGCCTAAGGGGGGCATGGTTGAGCTGCTGGTCAAAGGAGCCAAAAATCTAACTGCTGTCAAGTCCGGAGGCACCTCTGATCCTTTTGTGAAAGG ATACCTCCTCCCTGACAGTAACAAGTCAACAAAGCACAAGACGGTGGTGGAGCGACGCACCGTGAACCCACAGTGGAACCACACCTTCACCTACTGCGGCCTGCAGCCAGGAGACCTCAACAACGTCTGCCTAGAGCTCACCGTGTGGGACAAAGAAGCCCTGGCCAGCAACGTTTTCCTGGGAGGGGTCAGGCTCGGAGCTGGCACAG GCACAAGCTACGGGAACGAGGTAGACTGGATGGACTCATACGGGGAGGAACAGCGGCTGTGGCAACGCATGATTGAAAACCCAGAAGTCCCTCAGGAGTGCACTCTGATGCTGCGATCCAGCATGCGCAAGTACAACACATGA
- the sytl5 gene encoding synaptotagmin-like protein 5 isoform X2 yields MEQVGEDLNLSYLLEHERDMILKVLQKDEKLRKREEKRIRKLKNELLEIKRKGSRRPQELGERQCARCLKSLGLIFDRGDLCEECQLRVCNDCRVTTPKTRQWRCNVCAKILELKVVTGEWFLEERSKRFEQGVPSGDVIKQTIMNSPIITHSKSTENLSAASESEIPDTPRSKRSAVLNIVDGARRKGRMKLDKRGNRSNLKQDNGVDSASAKSASDGDAQSIRSVHSAPSPRSSRGGAVALESSGMPTVPNNLRTQTPDRTSTSSDNRRPDGAESVASVHSSDSAPEKKAPGHHRTDSGAPTISVSRASVSSDHSRSEMDLSAPGSEPSDDAFSLRSRSVPGLNEAEFSDEDAEEDIDALMSAHSKTAGRRLSNAQSTSSTPGSERRWGYLNVPDSDAETSSINSMMSMYSETGDYGNARVSGEILLNISYSYKTGALNVLVKECHNLATGDERRQRTDSYVKTYLLPDTSRQSKRKTSIKANTINPVFNENLRYVISHSQLETRTLQVSVWHHDRFGHNSFLGEVELTFDSWEFDSQVEDWYALQPRVESNIDTTMQYKGELTVVLKYIPAEKNLTLPLDQVQVKKGFLKGKKTSNFTLPKGGMVELLVKGAKNLTAVKSGGTSDPFVKGYLLPDSNKSTKHKTVVERRTVNPQWNHTFTYCGLQPGDLNNVCLELTVWDKEALASNVFLGGVRLGAGTGTSYGNEVDWMDSYGEEQRLWQRMIENPEVPQECTLMLRSSMRKYNT; encoded by the exons ATGGAGCAGGTCGGGGAGGATCTGAACCTCTCCTATCTGCTGGAACATGAAAGAGACATGATTCTGAAGGTGCTGCAGAAAGATGAGAAATTGAGGAAGCGAGAGGAGAAGAGGATACG GAAGCTGAAGAATGAGCTGCTGGAGATCAAACGAAAGGGTTCCCGTCGGCCCCAGGAGCTGGGGGAGCGACAGTGCGCTCGCTGCCTGAAGAGCTTAGGCCTCATCTTTGACCGCGGAGATCTCTGCGAGGAGTGTCAGCTGCGCGTCTGCAACGACTGTCGCGTTACAACTCCCAAAACACGGCAGTGGAGATGTAATGTTTGTGCCAAGATCTT GGAGCTGAAGGTGGTAACAGGAGAGTGGTTCCTGGAGGAGCGGTCCAAGCGCTTTGAGCAGGGAGTGCCGAGCGGTGATGTGATCAAACAGACAATTATGAACAGCCCGATCA TCACACACTCAAAGTCGACAGAGAACTTGTCAGCCGCCTCTGAGTCTGAGATACCTGACACACCGAGATCCAAAAGAAGTGCAGTGCTCAACATTGTGGACGGTGCCCGGAGGAAAGG aaggaTGAAGCTGGACAAAAGAGGCAACCGCTCGAACCTGAAGCAGGACAACGGAGTCGACAGTGCCAGTGCCAAATCTGCTTCGGATGGAGATGCTCAGAGCATACGAAGCGTTCACTCTGCTCCGAGTCCACGTTCAAGCAG GGGCGGTGCGGTGGCCTTGGAGTCCTCTGGGATGCCCACGGTACCCAACAACCTGCGTACCCAAACTCCAGACAGAACCTCCACTTCCAGCGACAACCGGAGG CCTGATGGAGCGGAGAGCGTTGCCAGTGTACACTCCAGTGACAGTGCGCCTGAGAAAAAAGCTCCCGGCCATCACAGGACGGACTCGGGCGCCCCAACTATTTCTGTGTCTAGGGCCTCGGTTTCATCAG ATCACAGTCGCTCAGAGATGGACCTGTCAGCTCCTGGTTCTGAACCCAGTGACGACGCCTTCAGTCTCAGGAGCCGCTCAGTCCCTGGGCTCAATGAAGCA GAGTTCTCTGACGAGGATGCGGAGGAAGACATCGATGCCCTGATGTCGGCTCACAGCAAGACTGCAGGCCGACGCCTCAGCAACGCACAGTCAACG TCCTCCACTCCTGGCTCAGAGAGACGGTGGGGGTACCTCAATGTCCCTGACTCGGATGCTGAGACT AGTAGTATAAACAGCATGATGAGCATGTACAGTGAGACCGGTGACTATGGCAACGCCCGGGTGAGCGGCGAGATCTTGCTGAACATCAGCTACAGCTACAAAACCGGTGCTCTCAACGTTCTGGTGAAAGAGTGTCACAACCTGGCAACAGGAGATGAGAGGAGGCAGCGTACGGACAG TTATGTGAAGACGTACCTTCTGCCAGATACGTCACGACAGAGCAAGAGAAAGACGAGCATCAAGGCCAACACCATTAACCCTGTTTTCAATGAGAATCTGAGG TACGTGATCAGCCACTCGCAGCTGGAGACTCGAACCCTGCAGGTGTCCGTGTGGCACCACGACCGGTTCGGGCACAACAGCTTCCTGGGAGAGGtggagctgacctttgactccTGGGAGTTTGATTCCCAGGTAGAGGACTGGTACGCGCTGCAGCCCAGG GTGGAGAGCAACATAGACACCACAATGCAGTATAAAGGAGAGCTGACTGTGGTGCTGAAGTACATACCTGCAGAGAAGAACCTCACGCTGCCTCTGGACCAAGTGCAAG TGAAGAAAGGGTTCCTAAAAGGCAAGAAGACGAGCAACTTCACTCTGCCTAAGGGGGGCATGGTTGAGCTGCTGGTCAAAGGAGCCAAAAATCTAACTGCTGTCAAGTCCGGAGGCACCTCTGATCCTTTTGTGAAAGG ATACCTCCTCCCTGACAGTAACAAGTCAACAAAGCACAAGACGGTGGTGGAGCGACGCACCGTGAACCCACAGTGGAACCACACCTTCACCTACTGCGGCCTGCAGCCAGGAGACCTCAACAACGTCTGCCTAGAGCTCACCGTGTGGGACAAAGAAGCCCTGGCCAGCAACGTTTTCCTGGGAGGGGTCAGGCTCGGAGCTGGCACAG GCACAAGCTACGGGAACGAGGTAGACTGGATGGACTCATACGGGGAGGAACAGCGGCTGTGGCAACGCATGATTGAAAACCCAGAAGTCCCTCAGGAGTGCACTCTGATGCTGCGATCCAGCATGCGCAAGTACAACACATGA